In Brachybacterium saurashtrense, the genomic stretch CGGCGACCATCGCCTCGGCCGCCTCGCGGGTGCGGATGCCGCCGGAGGCCTTGACGCCCAGGCGGTCGCCGACGGTCTCGCGCATCAGCCGCACCGCGTGCTCGGCAGCGCCGCCGGCGGGGTGGAAGCCGGTGGAGGTCTTCACGAAGTCGGCCCCGGCGCGCTCCGCGGCCTGGCACACGCCCACGATCTGCGCGTCCTCGAGGGCAGCGGATTCGATGATCACCTTGAGCACCACGGGCGCCGGGGCGGCCTCGCGCACCGCCCGGATCTCCGCCTCGACGGCGTCGAACTCGCCCGCGCGGGCCAGGCCCACGTTGAGCACCATGTCCACCTCGTCGGCTCCCTTGGCGACCGAGTCCGCGGCCTCGGCCGCCTTGAGGGACGGGGCGTGCTGCCCCGAGGGGAAGCCGCACACGGTCGCGACCTTGACGGTGGTCTCGACCGGGAGCATCGACGGGGAGACGCAGACGGAGTAGGTGCCCAGCTCCTCGGCCTCCCGCAGCAGCGCGGTGACGTCGTCGCGAGTGGCCTCGGGCTTGAGCAGGGTGTGGTCGATGAGCTGTGCGAGCTGTGCGTTCTCGAGTGCGGTCATGGAGCGATCTTGGCAGAACCCTGCCCCTGCGCGCATCCGTTCCGGCGCGGAGCGTCCGATCCTGCGACCGTCCCCACTCCCCCGGCCCGGGGGCCGGGCGACCTCCCCGGGCCCGTCGTAGACTGGCTGGCCGTGACCACCCCCTCGCCGTCCCGGGCCCCGCGCCGCATCGTCCTGCTCACCGGCCCCTCCGGCAGCGGCAAGGGCGTGGTCTCGCGCCGCGCAGGAGTGCCCGCGCTGAACCTGGACGACTTCTACCGCGAGGGCGACGATCCGACGCTGCCGCGCCGCTTCGGGATCCCGGACTGGGACCACCCCGCCTCCTGGGACGCGGGCGCGGCGCTGCGTGCGCTCACCGCGCTGGCGCACGACGGCGCGGCCGAGATCCCCACCTACTCGATCGCGCTGTCGCGCCGCACGGGCTCGGCGCGGCTGGAGCTCGGGGACGCGCCGGTGCTGATCGCCGAGGGCATCTTCGCCGCCGAGCTGATAGCCCCGCTCGCCGCCGCCGGACTGCTCGCAGAGGCAATCGTGCTGGACCGTGCGGTGCCCGTGGTGTTCACCCTGCGCCTGGCCCGTGACCTGCGCGAGCACCGCAAGCCGGTGCCGATCCTGCTGCAGCGCGGCACCGCCCTCGCCCTCCAGCAGCGCGACGACATGCACGGCTGGGTGCGTGCGGGGCTCCGGCCCGACGGGCTGCGCGCCGCGGTGCGCAGGATCCGGGAGATCGTCGTCCACGCCGAGGCGGAGCGGCACTGCCGGCCCGCCTCCGCGGCGCGCTCCCGGCTGCGGATCGCGGCGGTGTGCTTCCTGCGCGACGCTCCCGCGGGGACGGCGCCCGGCACCGAGCTGCTGTGCGTCCGCAAGCACGGCACCGGCTCCTGGATGCAGGTGGGCGGGAAGCTCGACGGCGAGGAGAGCGCCCGGGAGGCGGCGCTGCGCGAGGTCGAGGAGGAGCTGGGCGTCCGGCTGCATGCCGAGGAACTCGACCCGCTGGGCGAGTTCGAGGCGGTGGCCGCGAACGAGCCGGGCACCGTGGTGCACGCGAGCGTGTTCCTCACCCGCACCCCGCTGCCGGGCCCTCTGCAGGTGCGCGCCGAGCTCGCCGAGCACCGGTGGATCCCGCTCGAGAACGACGGCGCGCACGGCAACGGAGGACGTCTCGCGCCGCTGATGCGCGAGCACATCCTGCCCGCGCTGCGGCGTCGCGAGGCGTCGCGCCGCCCCTGAGCCGCCCTCAGCCGATCCGGTCCAGCACGATCCGGCGCTCGGGAACCTCCGTGCCGGGGGCGGAGAGGTCCCAGGCCCTGTCCAGCGCCTCGAGCGCCCGGGCGAGGCGGCCGGGGGTGTCGGTGTGGAGGCGGGCGAGCACGTCCCCGGCCCGCACCTCCTCCCCCAGGTGCTTCTCGATCTCGACGCCCGCGGCGGCCTGGACGGCCTCCCCCGGGCGCGAGCGTCCCGCGCCGAGGCGCCAGGCGGCCACGCCCACGCCCATCGCGTCCAGCCCGGTCACCACGCCGTCCTCGCTCGCGCGCAGCTCCTCGACGTGCTGCGCGGTGGGCAGCGGGGCGTCGACGTCCCCGCCCTGCGCGGCGATCATCGCGCGCCAGGAGTCCATCGCCCGCCCGTCGGCGAGCGCGGCCTCCACGTCGGCGTCGTGCACCCCGGCGGCCTCGAGCATCTCGCGGGCCAGGGCGCAGGTCAGCTCCACCACGTCGGCCGGGCCGCCGCCGGAGAGCACCTCGAGGGACTCGCGCACCTCGAGGCCGTTGCCGGCCGTGCGGCCGAGCGGCGCGGACATGTCGGTGAGCAGGGCGACGGTGCGCACCCCGGCGTCGGTGCCGAGGTCCACCATCGTGCGGGCGAGCTCGCGGGCGTCGCCCTCGTCCTTCATGAAGGCGCCGGCGCCGGTCTTCACGTCGAGGGTGAGCGCGGCGGTGCCCTCCGCGATCTTCTTGGACATGATCGAGGAGGCGATCAGCGGGATCGCCTCGACGGTGCCGGTCACGTCGCGCAGGGCGTAGAGCTTCTTGTCCGCGGGGGCGAGGCCGGACCCGGCCGCGCAGATCACGGCGCCCACCTCGTCGAGCTGCCGCATCATCTCGTCGTTGGTGAGCGCGGCGCGCCAGCCGGGGATCGCCTCGAGCTTGTCGAGGGTGCCGCCGGTGTGGCCGAGGCCGCGCCCGGACAGCTGCGGCACCGCCACGCCGTAGGAGGCGACCAGCGGGGCCAGCGGCAGGGTGATCTTGTCCCCCACCCCGCCGGTGGAGTGCTTGTCGGTGGTGGGCTTGGCGAGGGCGGAGAAGTCCATCCGCTCGCCGCTGGCGATCATCGCGGCCGTCCAGCGGGCGATCTCGGGCCGCTCCATGCCGCGCAGGAAGATTGCCATGGCGAGCGCCGCCATCTGCTCCTCGGCGACGACGCCGCGGGTGTAGGCGTCGATCACCCAGTCGATCTGGGCCTCGTCGAGGCGGGAGCCGTCACGCTTGGTGCGGATCACGTCGACGACGTCGAAGGGCTCGACGTCCGGGGTGGGGTTCTCGGTCACGGGTGCTCCTCGGGATCGTGGCGGGGGTGGTGGTCGGTGGGCCGGCGAGGGCCGTGGCCCGGGGGCCGCCGGCGAGGGCGGTCCGGGCGCCGACGGCGCTCGTGGCCGACGGGACGGCCACGGGCGATGGGCGGTGGGCGCCGGAGCGCCGGCACACCCGGGGTCCTCAGGGTCTCAGGGTCGCAGATCCGCGGGGCCGAAGGCCTGAGGCAGCACGTCGTCCATGCCGCGCGGGCCCTCCGGCGTGAGGAGCACCAGATCGGGTGCGGCGTGCTCGGAGAGCAGCTGGCGGCAGCGCCCGCAGGGCATCACCACCTGCCGCTCCCCGCGCGGCAGGGACTCGTCCCCGCCCACGCACACGAAGCGGCGCAGCCTCCCGCCGCCTCCGGCGACGAGCTCGCTGATCAGCCCGCACTCGGCGCAGAGGGTGACGCCGTAGCCCGCGTTCTCCACGTTGCAGCCCCGCACCAGGCGGCCGTCCTCGGCGAGCCCGGCCGCGCCCACCCGGAAGCGGGAGTACGGGGTGTACGCGCGTTCGGCGATCTCCCGAGCGGCCGCCAGCAGATCCGTGAACTCCTCGGAGGGTTCCGGGGCGACGGGCTCGGGCGCGGCGGAATCGTGGAGGCTCATGCCTGCGATGGTCTCACTGCTTGACGTACGGCTGGCCGTTGGCGGCCGGGACGCGCACGCGCCCCACCACCCCGGCCACCGCGAACAGCGCCACCACGTAGGGGAGCATCAGCAGGAAGTCACCCGGGATCGACACCCCGCCCGCGGAGGCGGACATCGTGCCCAGCCGCAGCTGGAGCGAGTCCGCGAACGCGAAGGTGAGCGCCGCCAGCAGCGCGCCGACGGGGTGGTAGCGGCCCAGGATCATCGCGGCCAGGGCGATGTAGCCCTTGCCGGCGGACATCTCCTCGCCGAAGGCGACGCCGGTGCCGATGGTGAGCGTGGCCCCGCCCAGCCCGGCCACGGCCGCGCCCAGCAGCACGTTCTTCCACCGGGTGAGGTTGACGTTGATGCCCACGGTGTCCGCCGCCTTGGGGTGCTCGCCCACGGAGCGCACGCGCAGACCCCAGCGGGTGCGGAACAGCGCGACCGTGAGCCCCGCGACGATCAGCCACATGAGGTACACGAGGATGTTCTGGTCGAACAGCGCCGCGCCGATCAGCGGCAGGTCGGCCAGCACCGGGATCCGCAGCGTGGGCAGGCGCATCGGGGCGTTGAACAGGCCGGGGTTGTCCCGCATCACGGAGCCGAAGAAGAACGAGGTGATGCCGATCGCCAGCACGTTCAGCACCACGCCCACGATGATCTGCTGCACCTGGTAGCCCACGGCGAACAGGGCCAGCAGCGCTCCCATGAACAGCGCCATCAGGGGGGCGGCGAGCAGTCCGATCCACACGCTGCCGGTGAGGGAGCCGATCAGCGTGGCGCCGAAGGCGCCGAACAGCAGCTGCCCCTCGATCGCGATGTTGATGACGCCCGCGCGCTCGGAGAGCACGCCCGAGAGCGCGCCGAACGCGAGCGGGACCGCGAGCACCAGGGTGCCCTGCAGCAGGGTGGTGACGTCGAGGGTGCGCTCGGAGATCACCCAGGTGAGGAACGAGAACACCCACGCCGCGGCGAACACGGCCAGCAGCGTGGTGCGCACCCGTGCGCGGGGGCGGGCGCTGCGGGCGTTGAGCACCCACAGTCCGGCCGAGGCCAGGAGCGCGAGCACGGAGAGGGCCACCGCGCCGCCCTTCGAGGGCACGGTGATCCGCTCCGGTATCAGACCGAAGGGGTTCAGATCGCTCTCGTGGACCACCACGTACACCGACTCGACGCCCGGGATGCCGCGCAGTCCGAAGACGACCAGGGCGAGCAGGCCCAACACCGTGGTCGCGGCGGGCACACGCCACCAGCTGTCGGGGCGCCTGTCCTCGAACACCTTCTCGGTCGCGGAGTCGTCCATGACGACGGGTGATGCCGTGCTCATCGCTCCTCCTCCTGCGCATCGGTGGGCTGCTCGGGGCGGTCCGGGCCGGGCGGTCCGTCGCGCTCGCCGCTGCGCTCCCCCGACGTGGCCGGGCCCGGATCGGGGTCGGCGTCCTCGGCCTCCGCGGGGCTGCGCCGCGCGTCGTCCGCGACGGTCGCAGCGGTGGCCGCCGCCCCGGCGGCGACCGCGCCGCCCTGCTGCGCCCCGCGGGCGCGGCGCACGCGGGCGCGGGCGCCGGGATGATCCACGCGCCGCAGCCCGATCAGGGTGCGCACCAGCGGGGGCGCGGCGATGAACAGCACCACCAGCACCTGGATCACCTGCACGAGGTCCAGCGGCACCCCCTGGTTCGACTCCATGAAGCGCCCGCCGGTGGACAGACCCGCGAACAGCAGGCCGGCCAGCACGATCCCGACAGGACCGGAGCGGCCCAGCAGCGCCACCGTGATCGCGTCGAAGCCGATGCTCCCGGCCACGCCCTCGGTGAGCCGTCGCTCCGTGCCGAGCACGTGCACGGCACCGGCGAGGCCCACCAGTCCGCCGGCGACGGCGAGCACCAGGAAGGCGGTGCGCGCCGGGGAGATGCCGGCCACCTGGGCGGCACGAGGGTTGGAGCCCACGGCGCGGAAGTGGAAGCCGATCGTCGAACGGCTCATCAGCCACCACAGCAGCACGGCGGCGCCGGCGGCGAGGAACAGGCCCGCGTGGAGCCGGAAGCCGGAGCCCAGCAGCAGCGGCAGCGCGGCGTTCTCGCCCACCGAGGGCGAGGTGGGCTGGGACTGGTTGGCGCCGGTGAACGCCGCCGTCTTCAGGGCGAAGAACAGCAGATAGGTCGCGATCCAGTTCAGCATGATCGTGCTGATCACCTCGTTGGCGCCGAAGCGCGCCTTGAGGAAGCCGGCGATGCCGCCCCAGACCCCGCCCGCGAGGACGCCGGCGATCAGGCAGGCCAGCAGGTGCACGGCGACGGGGAGATCGAAGGTGAAGCCCACGTAGCCGGCGGCCATCGCGCCGGCGATCAGCTGGCCCGTGCCGCCGATGTTGAACAGTCCCGCGCGGAAGGAGACGGCCATGCCGGCGGAGGCGATGATCAGCGGGGTCGCGACGGTGAGGGTCTCGGTGAGCGGTCGCAGCCCGGTGGCGAGGGCGGGCAGCAGCACGTAGGTGCCGCTGCCGCCGGCCTCGCGGATACTCTCGGCGGTGCGCTGGAAGCCGGGGACATCGAAGATCGCGCCGCGGAACATCGCGCCGTAGGCCTGGGTGACGGCCTGCCAGATCGCGCCGAGCGCGTCGGTGGGGCGGGCGACGAAGTACCCGAGGGTCTCGCGCACCTCCTGGTTCGCGATGACGATCAGCACGGAGCCGATCACGAAGGCGAACACGAAGCTCATCACCACCACCAGCAGGTCGCCGCGAGCGATCCGCTGCAGGGTGCGCGACAGCGCGGTCTCCGCGCTCTGCTCGGGCGGCGGCGGGGTGTCGGAGCTGCCCGCCCCGACACCGGGCGCGGAGCCGGTCTCCGCGGCGTCGAGCGTGCTCATGCGATGTCTCCTTCGTCCGCGAGCTGGGAGTCGGTGGTGCGGGCGCCGGCGGCGACGGCCTCGCGGGCGGCCTCGGCCGAGTAGCCGGCCATCATCAGGCCCAGCACGTCGCGGTCCTCGTCGCCAGGCACGATGCCGAGGATCCTCCCCCGGTACATCACCGCGATGCGGTCGGCGAGCTGGGTGACCTCGTCGAGCTCGGTGGAGACGATCACCACCGGGGTGCCCTTGTCCCGCTCGTCGAGGATGCGGCGGTGGAGGAACTCGATCGAGCCGACGTCCACACCGCGGGTGGGCTGGGAGGCGAGCAGCAGGGACAGCTCGCGGTTCAGCGCCCGCGCCATCACGATCTTCTGCTGGTTGCCGCCGGAGAGGGTCGAGGCCGCGGCGGAGGCGGACCCGGTGCGGATGTCAAACTCGGGGATCAGCCGCTTCGCGTTCTCCGCGATGGCGCGCAGGGACATGGCGACCGCGCTGCCGAAGGGCGGGCGGTCGTGCTGGTCCAGCACGAGGTTCTCGGCGACGGAGAAGTCCGCCACCAGGGCGTCGTGGGTGCGGTCCTCGGGGACGAAGCCCACCCCGGCGTCGAGCACCTGCTTGGTGCTGCGGCCCACCAGCTCACGGCCCTCCAGGCGCGCGGAGCCGTGCACCGTCTCCTGCAGGCCCAGCAGCGCCTCGGTGAGCTCGGTCTGGCCGTTGCCCTGCACGCCGGCGATGGCGAGCACCTCGCCGTGGCGCACGTCGAAGGAGACCCCGTCCAGGGTGCGGGTGCCCGCGGCGTCGGTGACCCGCAGATCCTCCACCTCGAGCGCGACCTCGCCCGGGGTCGCCTCCGCCTTCTCCTGGGCGAGGGAGACCTGCCGGCCCACCATCAGGGAGGCGAGCTCGGCCTGGTCCGCGGAGGGATCCGCCTCGCCGACCACCCGGCCGCGCCGGATCACCGTGATCCTGTCGGAGACCGCCTTGACCTCGCGGAGCTTGTGGGTGATGAACACGATCGAGGTGCCCTCGTCCCGCAGCTGACGCATGATCGCCATCAGCTCGTCGGTCTCCTGCGGGGTGAGCACCGCGGTGGGCTCGTCCAGCACCAGCACCTCGGCGCTGCGGCTGAGCGCCTTGATGATCTCGACCCGCTGCTGGGCGCCGACGGGGAGGTCCTCCACGCGCGCATCGGGATCCAGGTCGAAGCCGAAGCGGGCGGAGATCTCCCGCACCAGGGTGCGGGCGGCGGCGATGTCCAGCAGGCCGCCGCGGGTGGGCTCGTTGCCCAGCACCATGTTCTCCGCGACCGTGAACACCGGCACCAGCATGAAGTGCTGATGCACCATCCCGATGCCGGCCTCCATCGCGTCCCCCGGATCGGAGAAGGAGACCGGCGTCCCGTCGATGACGATCTCGCCGCCGTCGGGGCGGTACAGCCCGTACAGCACATTCATCAGGGTGGACTTGCCGGCGCCGTTCTCCCCCAGCAGGGAGTGGATCTCGCCGGGTTCGACCACCAGGTCGATGGCGTCGTTGGCCACGAAGGTCCCGAAGGTCTTCGTGATCCCGCGCAGTTCGAGCTTCACAGCACTCGCTTCCGTCGGCGCCGGCCGAGCTGCTCGGCCGGACGGTTCTCGGACAGGGGACGCGGCCCCCGCCCGGGCGGGCGGGGACCGCGTTCAGAGCATCGGCTCAGGCGCCCTCGGGCGTAGCCTGCGAGTCGACGACGACGGACCCGTCGATGATCTCCTGCGTCAGGGTCTCGACCTCCTCGGCGAGCTCCGCGGGGACCTCGTCCTCGAAGTCGTGGAACGGCGCCAGGCCCACACCGCCGTTCTCGAGGGTGCCCACGTACGGGGTGCCGTCGAACTCGCCGCCGGCGGCGCCGGTGATGACGTCCTCGACCGCGGTGCCCATCTCCTTCATGACGGAGGTGAGGATCACGGACTGCGCGTCGGGATCGGAGGCGTTGGACTCGTAGCCGTCGGAGTCGACCCAGATCACCATGCGGCCGTCGGACTCCTTGGCGGAGGCGAGGGTGCCGGCGCCCACCGGGCCCGCCACGGGCATCACGATGTCCGCGCCCGCGCTGTAGAACTCGTCAGAGACGGCCTTGCCCTTGGACTGGTCCTCGAAGTCACCGGTGAAGGAGCCCTCCTGGGCATCCTTGTCCCAGCCCAGCGCCTCGACCTCGGTGCCGTGCACCTCGTTGTAGTGGGCCACGCCGTCCACGAAGCCGTCCATGAAGATGGTGACGGTCGGGATGTTCACGCCGCCGTAGGTGGCGACCTTGCCGGTCTCGGTGGTGCCCGCCGCGAGGTAGCCCGCCAGGAACGCGGCCTCGGCGGTGTTGAACTCGAGCGGCTTGACGTTGTCGAGCTCGATCGGGTTGCCGTCGGCATCCTGCGCGGTGGAGTCGACGATCGCGAAGTCGGTGTCCTCGTTGTCCTGGGCGGCCTTGCCGGTGGCCGGCGCCAGCAGGAAGCCCACCGTGACGACGAGGTCGCAGTCCTGGGTGACCATGTTGTTGATGTTCGGCTCGAAGTCGGAGACCGAGGTGGACTCCGCGGTGGCGGTCTCGATGCCGAGCGCCTCCTCGGCGGCGAGCAGGCCGTTGTAGCTGGACTCGTTGAAGGACTTGTCGTCCCAGCCGCCGGCGTCCGAGACCATGCAGGCCTTGTAGTCGCTGGAGGCGCCGCCCATGTCGCTGCCGCCGCCTCCGGCGGTCTCCTCGGGAGCGGAGCCGCAGGCCGCGAGGGTCAGTGCGCCGGCGCCCACCAGGGCGAGGGAACGAGTGATGCTCTTCATGGGGATTCCTTCGATCAGGGGAGGGGCCGGTGCGCCCCGAGGGTCCTCGGCGACAGCGCTGTCGCAGTGCGTCTCGGACCATAGCCTCACCCGGGTCCCCGGCGAGCGCTCTTCGGTCCCACGTGATGAACCGTTATGAAATCGACGCGGATCTGACGTATGGACCTCCCGCGCCCGGGCACCGCCCCGGGCCGCCGCCCTGCACACCCCGTCCGCGGGCGACGGCTCGCGCGCGCCGACCGGCCCGCTCAGGCGGGCTGCAGGTCGCGCTGCACGCAGGCCGCGGCGAGCACGGAGGCGCCGATGCCGATGGCGCGCTCGTCGATCAGCAGGTCCCCCATGTGGAGGTCGAAGGTGCGCCCGCCGGGGGTGCGGGTGCCCAGCCGCGCGAGGGCGCCGGGCACCTTCTCGAGGTACCAGGCGAAGTCCTCGCCGCCCAGGGACTGCGCGGTGGGGTCGAGGTTCTCCGCCCCCAGCACGCCCTCCACCGCGGCGGCCAGCACGTCCACGCTCGAGCGGGCGTTGGAGACCGGCGGCACGCCGCGGTCGTGGCTCACCCGCGCCTCCACGCCCCAGGGACGCACCAGGTCGGCGAGCACCGTCTCCAGCAGCTCCTCGGCCTGGTCCCAGGCCTCGTGGTCGAGGCAGCGCAGGGTCCCCTCGAGGGTGCCGCTGGAGGGGATGGCGTTGAAGGCCGAGCCGGCGTGGATGCTGCCCCAGGTGAGGTTCACCCCCGAGCGGGGGTCCATGCGGCGGGTCAGGGCGGCGGGCAGCTGGGTGACGATCGAGCCGAGGGCGTAGACGAGGTCCTGGGTGAGGTGGGGGCGGGAGGTGTGACCGCCCGCGCCGCGCACCTGGATCCGCACCGGGTCGGTGGCGGAGGTGATGGGGCCGGACTTCAGACCCACGTGGCCCACGTCCACGCCGGGGTCGCAGTGCAGGGCCAGGATCGAGTCCACCCCGTCCAGCACGCCCTGGCCGATCAGCTCGAGCGCACCGCACGGGTGCTGCTCCTCCGCCGGCTGGAACACCAGGCGCACCCCGCGCCGGAGACCGCCGGCCTCGGCGGCGCGCACCAGCGCCGTCGCCGCGCCGAGCACGGCGCTCATGTGCACGTCGTGCCCGCAGGCGTGGGAGACGCCCTCCACGGTGGAGCGGTAGGCGACGGTGGTGAGCTCCGGGATGCCGAGGGCGTCCATGTCCGCGCGCAGCGCCATCAGCGGCAGCGAGGGGTCGGTGCCCGGGATGTCGCAGAGCAGGCCGGTGTGCGCCATCCGCCGCGGGGACAGTCCCAGGCCGCGCAGCTGCTCCTCGATGAAATCGGTGGTGGCGTGCTCCTGGTGCGAGAGCTCGGGGTGGCGGTGGAGGTGGCGGCGCACCGCGCGCAGCGCCTCCTCGGACTCGGCGACGGTGCGGGCGATCAGCCCCGTCGGCCCCAGCATCGCCTGCTGCTGCGAGGTCCCCGCCAGCACCTGCTGCGACTGCTTCACCTGTGTCTCCTGCGTTCTCGGCCCGACCGCCGCGACCGGTCGTCGCGGGCGGCGCCCTCGCGCCGGCCGCTGCGGGCGGCCGACGTCAGCGCAGGCGGTCCAGGCCGTGCCCCTCGAGGCGGGCGACCAGCCGTGAGAGGTCCTGCGCCTGTGCGTCGGCGAGCACCAGCAGGGCGTCCTCGGTGTCCACGATGCTGATGCCGTCCAGCCCGACCAGGGCGATGTGGCGATCGGTGGAACCGTACACCGTGGCCCGCGAGGAGACGGCATCGACCTGGGCCCCGCCGAGCACCCGCACGTCCCCGTCGTCCGCCCCGTCGCCGCTCGCCGCCCGCGTGCCGTCGGGCCGCTCGCGCAGCTGGCGTGCCAGGGCGGCGAAGTCGCCCACGTCGTCCCAGCCCACGGAGGCCGGCACCACGGCCACCTTCCCCTCGGCGGCGAGCGGCTCGGCCAGCGCATGGTCGATCGCGATCGCCGTGAGACGGGGCCAGACCCGCTCCAGCACCGCGCCCTCCTGGGCGGTGCCGTGGGCGGCGGCGATCTCCCGCACGCCGGCGGCCAGGGCCGGCAGCTGGAGCGCCAGCTCGTCGAGCAGCCAGGAGGCCCGCGCGAGGAACATGCCCGCGTTCCACAGGAAGCGACCGCTGGCCAGGAACTCCTCCGCGCGCTCGCGATCGGGCTTCTCGACGAAGCGGTCCACCCCGTGAGCGCCTGCGGGGAGGGCGCCCGGCCCGCCGGGGCGTGCGAGAGGGCGGTCCGGCCGCGCCGGCGAGTCCGGGCCGCTCGCCGCGTCGCCGGCCGAGCGCTCGATGTACCCGAACCCGGTGGCGGGATGGGTGGGCTGGATGCCCAGCGTGACCAGGTAGCCCTGCGCGGCGGCGTCCCGCGCTACGGCGACGGCGCGGGCGAAGGCCTCGCGGTCGCCGATCAGGTGGTCCGCGGCGAAGGAGCCGAGGACCGCACCGGGGTGCTCCCGCTCGATGAGGGCGGCGGCCAGCGCGATCGCCGGCATCGAGTTGCGCGGGGAGGGCTCGGCCACGATCCGCGCGACCTCCGGGCCGCCCAGCTGCTCCCGCACGGCGGCCCGGTGCATCGCACCGGTCACCACCACCGGGGGCGCGTCGGCGAGGGGTGCCAGCCGGGAGACGGTGTCCTGCAGGAGGCTGGTGCCCTGACCGGTGAGGTCGAGGAGGAACTTCGGCCGCGCGCGGCGTGAGAGCGGCCACAGTCGGGTCCCCGCGCCGCCGGCGGGGATCACGGGCACGAACGGAGCCTCGGGCATCCTCCCAGCGTAGCCGAGGGCCCCGCATCCCGACGGGCCGCCCGCGCGGGTGCGACACCGGCGCGTCGGGGCGCGCCGCACCCGCCCTGCCTGGTGCTACGCTGAAAGGGCCCCTGTCGGGGTCGATGATGATGTCGCCGTGTCGTGAAACGTCGCCCTCGGGCGATGCCTGCCGCGACCGCCGTCCGGAGCCTCGCTGCGGAGGACGCGCGCCGAATGCCGCGGCATCTCGTCACCGCTCCCGGCACCATCCCGACGCTTCTGGAGGATCTCCGTGGCTTCAGCCCAATCCGGGACGCTCTATCGCGGACGCGAAGGCATGTGGTCCTGGGTCGCCCACCGCATCTCAGGAATGCTCATCTTCCTGTTCCTGCTCGTGCACGTGCTCGACACCGCTCTCGTCCGTGTCTCCCCCGAGGCGTACAACGAGGTGATCGGGCACTACAAGACGGTGGTGTTCGGCCTCGGCGAGGTCGGCCTCGTCGGCGCGATCCTCTTCCACGCCCTCAACGGTCTGCGCATCATCCTGGTGGACTTCTGGTCCCGGGGCACGGCGCGCCAGCGCAGCCTGTTCTGGGGCGTCGTCGTGGTGTGGGCGGTGCTCATGGCCGGCTTCGTCCCCCGTCACCTCATGCACATGTTCGGAGCGTGATCCCGATGACCACCACCTCGATCCCCGATCCGAGCACCCGCTACCGCCGCACCGGGCAGCGGGGCGTCAACTCCGAGATGCTCTCGTGGATGTTCATGCGCGCCTCGGGCGCCCTGCTCGTCATCCTCGTGTTCGGCCACCTGTTCGTGAACCTGTGGCTCGGCGAAGGCGTCAAGGGCATCGACTTCGCCTTCGTGGGCGGCAAGTGGGCGAGCCCCTTCTGGCAGGTCTGGGACCTGCTGATGCTGTGGCTGGGCCTGATCCACGGCGGCAACGGCGTGCGCACGATCATCAACGACTACGCCCGCGGCGGCCGCACCCGTCTGGTGCTCAAGGGCCTGCTGTACCTGGCGGTCGTGGTGACCATCGTGCTGGGCACCCTGGTGATCTTCACCTTCGACCCCTGCCCCGTCGGCGCCGAGCCGAGCCTGCTGCCCTCCTTCTGCGAGGGCTGACGCCCCGGGGCGGCCCGGCCCGGGCCGCCCCTCCCCCTCTTCCCGGTCGAATCGAACGGAGCAGTCACCCGACATGCAGACCCATAACTACGACGTGGTGATCATCGGCGCCGGCGGCGCCGGCATGCGCGCGGCCCTGGAGTCCTCCAAGCGGGCCCGCACCGCCGTCGTCACCAAGCTCTACCCCACGCGCTCCCACACCGGCGCGGCCCAGGGCGGCATGTGCGCCGCCCTCGCCAACGTCGAGGACGACAACTGGGAGTGGCACACCTACGACACCGTCAAGGGCGGCGACTACCTCGTGGACCAGGACGCCGCGGAGGTGATGGCCAAGGAGGCCATCGACGCGGTGCTCGACCTCGAGAAGATGGGCCTGCCCTTCAACCGCACCCCCGAGGGACGCATCGATCAGCGCCGCTTCGGCGGGCACACCCGTGAGCACGGCGAGGCGCCGGTGC encodes the following:
- a CDS encoding BMP family lipoprotein, coding for MKSITRSLALVGAGALTLAACGSAPEETAGGGGSDMGGASSDYKACMVSDAGGWDDKSFNESSYNGLLAAEEALGIETATAESTSVSDFEPNINNMVTQDCDLVVTVGFLLAPATGKAAQDNEDTDFAIVDSTAQDADGNPIELDNVKPLEFNTAEAAFLAGYLAAGTTETGKVATYGGVNIPTVTIFMDGFVDGVAHYNEVHGTEVEALGWDKDAQEGSFTGDFEDQSKGKAVSDEFYSAGADIVMPVAGPVGAGTLASAKESDGRMVIWVDSDGYESNASDPDAQSVILTSVMKEMGTAVEDVITGAAGGEFDGTPYVGTLENGGVGLAPFHDFEDEVPAELAEEVETLTQEIIDGSVVVDSQATPEGA
- a CDS encoding ABC transporter permease, translated to MSTLDAAETGSAPGVGAGSSDTPPPPEQSAETALSRTLQRIARGDLLVVVMSFVFAFVIGSVLIVIANQEVRETLGYFVARPTDALGAIWQAVTQAYGAMFRGAIFDVPGFQRTAESIREAGGSGTYVLLPALATGLRPLTETLTVATPLIIASAGMAVSFRAGLFNIGGTGQLIAGAMAAGYVGFTFDLPVAVHLLACLIAGVLAGGVWGGIAGFLKARFGANEVISTIMLNWIATYLLFFALKTAAFTGANQSQPTSPSVGENAALPLLLGSGFRLHAGLFLAAGAAVLLWWLMSRSTIGFHFRAVGSNPRAAQVAGISPARTAFLVLAVAGGLVGLAGAVHVLGTERRLTEGVAGSIGFDAITVALLGRSGPVGIVLAGLLFAGLSTGGRFMESNQGVPLDLVQVIQVLVVLFIAAPPLVRTLIGLRRVDHPGARARVRRARGAQQGGAVAAGAAATAATVADDARRSPAEAEDADPDPGPATSGERSGERDGPPGPDRPEQPTDAQEEER
- a CDS encoding ABC transporter ATP-binding protein; translated protein: MKLELRGITKTFGTFVANDAIDLVVEPGEIHSLLGENGAGKSTLMNVLYGLYRPDGGEIVIDGTPVSFSDPGDAMEAGIGMVHQHFMLVPVFTVAENMVLGNEPTRGGLLDIAAARTLVREISARFGFDLDPDARVEDLPVGAQQRVEIIKALSRSAEVLVLDEPTAVLTPQETDELMAIMRQLRDEGTSIVFITHKLREVKAVSDRITVIRRGRVVGEADPSADQAELASLMVGRQVSLAQEKAEATPGEVALEVEDLRVTDAAGTRTLDGVSFDVRHGEVLAIAGVQGNGQTELTEALLGLQETVHGSARLEGRELVGRSTKQVLDAGVGFVPEDRTHDALVADFSVAENLVLDQHDRPPFGSAVAMSLRAIAENAKRLIPEFDIRTGSASAAASTLSGGNQQKIVMARALNRELSLLLASQPTRGVDVGSIEFLHRRILDERDKGTPVVIVSTELDEVTQLADRIAVMYRGRILGIVPGDEDRDVLGLMMAGYSAEAAREAVAAGARTTDSQLADEGDIA
- a CDS encoding M20 family metallopeptidase, which produces MKQSQQVLAGTSQQQAMLGPTGLIARTVAESEEALRAVRRHLHRHPELSHQEHATTDFIEEQLRGLGLSPRRMAHTGLLCDIPGTDPSLPLMALRADMDALGIPELTTVAYRSTVEGVSHACGHDVHMSAVLGAATALVRAAEAGGLRRGVRLVFQPAEEQHPCGALELIGQGVLDGVDSILALHCDPGVDVGHVGLKSGPITSATDPVRIQVRGAGGHTSRPHLTQDLVYALGSIVTQLPAALTRRMDPRSGVNLTWGSIHAGSAFNAIPSSGTLEGTLRCLDHEAWDQAEELLETVLADLVRPWGVEARVSHDRGVPPVSNARSSVDVLAAAVEGVLGAENLDPTAQSLGGEDFAWYLEKVPGALARLGTRTPGGRTFDLHMGDLLIDERAIGIGASVLAAACVQRDLQPA